In Pseudomonas fluorescens, a genomic segment contains:
- a CDS encoding MFS transporter: protein MTASASIPGTETPAQTRKRLRKVAAATIFGSMLEWYDFYLYATMAAIVFSKIFFDNSDPKAAALMAFSTFAIGFIARPFGGILFGYLGDKFGRKQVLVLTFCLMGVCTTLIGLIPSYASIGIWAPIVLVFIRIIQGLGAGAELSGAAVTSYEHAAQGKRGSQGAWPALGLNLGLLLSSLTVYLLTINGNEFLLAGGWRIPFICSIVLVGVGLWVRNSIPETPQFKELSQEANKAKASPLKALFKNDLKGLAVVFFVAIGYNALSYIFKTFSLAYLTQFKGVDVHVTSLSVTIASLIAIVAVPCFGWLCDKWSSKTVLILGGLLSLLFAYPFLALLNTGENLMIYIAIGVGTGLLAPMMFAPQGSFLSRQFPTQTRSSGFGTGREIGTAIAGGLAPLGALSMVAASATHSTDGVVIILAISALLVVVFALCDQGRKHSAFKN from the coding sequence ATGACGGCATCTGCCTCCATCCCCGGCACCGAAACGCCCGCACAAACCCGCAAGCGCCTGCGCAAAGTCGCCGCCGCCACCATCTTTGGCTCGATGCTGGAGTGGTACGACTTTTACCTATACGCCACCATGGCGGCGATTGTGTTCTCGAAGATCTTCTTCGATAACAGCGACCCTAAAGCCGCCGCGCTGATGGCCTTCTCCACCTTTGCCATCGGCTTCATCGCTCGCCCGTTTGGCGGCATCCTGTTTGGCTACCTGGGCGACAAGTTCGGCCGCAAGCAAGTGCTGGTGCTGACCTTCTGCCTGATGGGCGTGTGCACCACGCTGATCGGCCTGATTCCCAGCTATGCCTCCATCGGCATCTGGGCGCCGATCGTGCTGGTGTTTATCCGCATCATCCAGGGCCTGGGCGCAGGCGCCGAGCTGTCAGGGGCGGCGGTCACCTCCTATGAACACGCGGCGCAGGGTAAACGCGGCAGCCAGGGCGCCTGGCCGGCCCTGGGCCTGAACCTCGGCTTGTTGCTGTCGTCGCTCACCGTGTACCTGCTGACGATCAACGGCAACGAGTTCCTGTTGGCCGGCGGTTGGCGCATTCCGTTCATCTGCAGCATCGTCCTGGTGGGTGTGGGCCTGTGGGTGCGTAACAGCATTCCGGAAACCCCGCAGTTCAAGGAACTGAGCCAGGAAGCAAACAAGGCCAAGGCGTCGCCTCTCAAAGCCTTGTTCAAGAACGACCTGAAGGGCCTGGCCGTGGTGTTTTTCGTGGCCATTGGCTACAACGCCCTGAGCTACATCTTCAAGACCTTCTCCCTGGCGTACCTGACCCAGTTCAAGGGCGTGGATGTGCACGTCACCTCGCTGTCGGTGACCATTGCCAGCCTGATTGCCATCGTCGCCGTGCCCTGCTTCGGCTGGCTGTGCGACAAGTGGAGCAGCAAGACCGTGCTGATACTGGGCGGGTTGCTCTCGCTGCTGTTCGCCTACCCGTTCCTGGCCCTGCTCAACACGGGTGAAAACCTGATGATCTACATCGCCATCGGCGTCGGTACCGGCCTCCTCGCGCCCATGATGTTTGCACCTCAGGGCTCGTTCCTGAGCCGACAGTTCCCCACCCAGACCCGCTCTTCGGGTTTCGGTACCGGACGCGAAATCGGCACCGCCATCGCGGGCGGCCTGGCCCCGCTGGGCGCACTGTCGATGGTGGCAGCATCAGCTACCCACTCCACCGATGGCGTGGTGATTATCCTCGCCATTTCCGCGCTGCTGGTGGTGGTGTTTGCCTTGTGCGACCAGGGTCGTAAACACTCGGCATTCAAAAACTGA
- a CDS encoding FadR/GntR family transcriptional regulator, translating to MLELQRPDSLVVRVVSAIRAEIDSGQLPPESRLPTEQQLAEQLNVSRSVVREAIAQLKADGVITARRGLGSFISQTPAGTVFRFPQPNGRLPDLAQMFEVRLWIETQAAAIAARRRDDADLQRMQRALQAMQEHRDNFEAAALADVEFHRAIADASKNDYFVAFHDFLRSQLASARKTAWENSASRFVTGSADATQEHQLLYQAIADGDAQRAAASAEAHLRAAAGRLSLELPTTN from the coding sequence ATGCTTGAGCTCCAGCGCCCCGATTCGCTTGTCGTACGGGTTGTCAGCGCCATCCGCGCAGAAATCGATTCCGGCCAATTGCCGCCCGAATCGCGCTTGCCCACCGAACAGCAATTGGCGGAGCAACTCAACGTCAGCCGCTCGGTGGTGCGCGAGGCCATCGCCCAGCTCAAGGCCGACGGCGTCATCACCGCGCGCCGCGGGCTGGGCTCGTTCATTTCGCAAACCCCGGCCGGCACGGTGTTCCGTTTTCCGCAGCCGAATGGCCGTCTTCCCGACCTGGCGCAGATGTTCGAGGTGCGCCTGTGGATCGAGACCCAGGCCGCCGCAATTGCCGCCCGGCGCCGCGACGACGCCGACCTGCAACGCATGCAACGCGCCTTGCAGGCCATGCAGGAGCATCGCGACAACTTCGAAGCAGCCGCCCTGGCCGATGTGGAATTCCACCGCGCCATCGCCGACGCCAGCAAGAATGACTACTTCGTGGCCTTCCATGACTTTTTACGCAGCCAGTTGGCCAGCGCACGCAAGACAGCCTGGGAAAACTCGGCCTCGCGTTTTGTCACCGGCTCCGCGGATGCGACCCAGGAACACCAGTTGCTTTATCAAGCCATTGCCGACGGTGACGCTCAACGCGCCGCCGCCAGTGCCGAGGCCCACCTGCGCGCTGCGGCCGGGCGCCTGAGCCTGGAATTGCCCACCACCAACTGA
- the lhgO gene encoding L-2-hydroxyglutarate oxidase, producing MIHDFCIIGGGIVGLATAMELLKRQPGASLVILEKEPVLAKHQTGHNSGVIHAGIYYAPGSLKADLCKRGAEATKQFCTEHGIKFEVCGKLLVASSPLEMQRMEALYARAQLNGMKVERLDADQLRQREPNIVGLGGLFLDATGIVDYRQVCETMAQVIRRSGGEICLERTVTAIHEDSDKVTVSTRGETWQARHLVVCAGLQSDRLARLAGVRIDHQIIPFRGEYFRLPAAKNNIVNHLIYPIPDPELPFLGVHLTRMIDGSVTVGPNAVLGLGRENYRKFSVNWRDVAQYASFPGFWKTLWQNLGSGTAEMKNSLFKSGYLEQCRKYCPSLTLDDLLPYEAGIRAQAVMRDGSLVHDFLFAQTPRMLHVCNAPSPAATSAMPIGAMIADRLFKPE from the coding sequence ATGATTCACGACTTTTGCATCATCGGCGGCGGCATCGTCGGCCTGGCCACGGCAATGGAGCTGCTCAAGCGCCAGCCCGGCGCGTCTTTGGTGATCCTGGAAAAAGAGCCCGTGCTGGCCAAACACCAGACCGGCCATAACAGCGGCGTGATCCACGCAGGCATTTACTACGCGCCGGGCAGCCTCAAGGCTGACCTGTGCAAGCGCGGCGCCGAAGCCACCAAACAGTTCTGCACCGAACACGGGATCAAGTTCGAGGTATGCGGCAAGCTGCTGGTGGCGTCCAGCCCGTTGGAAATGCAGCGGATGGAAGCCTTGTATGCCCGCGCCCAACTCAATGGCATGAAGGTCGAGCGCCTGGACGCGGACCAGTTGCGCCAACGCGAACCGAACATCGTCGGCCTGGGGGGGCTGTTTCTTGACGCCACCGGCATCGTCGATTACCGCCAGGTATGCGAGACCATGGCCCAAGTCATCCGCCGCAGCGGGGGGGAGATCTGCCTGGAGCGCACCGTGACGGCCATCCACGAGGACAGCGACAAAGTCACCGTCAGCACCCGCGGCGAAACCTGGCAAGCACGCCATCTGGTGGTGTGCGCAGGCTTGCAGTCAGACCGCCTGGCGCGCCTGGCCGGGGTCAGGATCGACCACCAGATCATCCCGTTTCGCGGCGAATACTTTCGTCTGCCGGCGGCGAAAAACAACATCGTCAACCACCTGATCTACCCGATTCCCGACCCGGAGCTGCCGTTCCTCGGTGTGCACCTGACGCGCATGATCGACGGCAGTGTGACCGTCGGCCCCAATGCGGTGCTGGGCCTGGGCCGTGAGAACTACCGCAAGTTCTCGGTGAACTGGCGTGACGTGGCGCAGTACGCCAGCTTCCCCGGTTTCTGGAAAACCCTTTGGCAAAACCTCGGTTCAGGCACCGCCGAGATGAAGAATTCCTTGTTCAAGTCCGGCTACCTGGAGCAGTGCCGCAAGTACTGCCCATCGCTGACCCTCGACGACCTGCTGCCCTACGAGGCCGGCATCCGCGCCCAGGCAGTGATGCGCGACGGCAGCCTGGTGCACGACTTCCTGTTCGCCCAGACCCCACGAATGCTCCACGTCTGCAACGCGCCCTCGCCGGCCGCCACGTCAGCCATGCCAATCGGCGCCATGATCGCCGACCGCCTGTTCAAGCCCGAGTAA
- a CDS encoding CAP domain-containing protein, whose product MRVLSLMMGLTTLAASVVFCASAMANEESQLVQQINAYRSQVQRCGDQGSQELPPLANDTRLVLPASNVGDLQQALARAAYPMVNVQAISLSGPKDAQAAMKAVRESFCRVVLDPQFVDIGVSNNGQDWRIVLARPLLSSGRGDWQTEGKQLLNLINAAREQPRQCGTQAFNATTPLSWNANLADAANSHARNMANGNFFDHLDPDGRTPGDRAELAGYIAKNIGENIAAGLDTPRKVVDGWLASPGHCANLMNPQFRELGAAYAMDPKSDAGIYWTGLFGSQ is encoded by the coding sequence ATGCGCGTTCTGTCATTGATGATGGGTCTTACGACGCTGGCCGCCAGTGTAGTGTTCTGCGCCAGCGCGATGGCGAATGAAGAAAGTCAGTTGGTACAACAGATCAACGCGTACCGCAGCCAGGTGCAACGCTGCGGTGACCAGGGTTCCCAGGAACTGCCGCCGCTGGCCAACGATACGCGGCTGGTGTTGCCCGCCAGCAATGTCGGCGACCTGCAACAGGCGCTGGCACGGGCGGCGTACCCGATGGTGAATGTGCAAGCCATCAGCCTGTCCGGCCCCAAGGATGCCCAGGCGGCCATGAAGGCCGTGCGTGAAAGCTTCTGCCGCGTGGTCCTGGACCCGCAGTTCGTCGACATCGGCGTGAGCAACAACGGCCAGGATTGGCGCATCGTACTCGCCCGCCCCCTGCTGTCCAGCGGCCGGGGCGATTGGCAGACCGAGGGCAAGCAACTGCTGAACCTGATCAACGCCGCCCGTGAACAACCGCGCCAGTGTGGCACCCAGGCCTTTAACGCGACCACCCCGTTGTCGTGGAACGCCAACCTCGCCGATGCGGCCAACAGCCATGCACGCAACATGGCCAACGGCAATTTCTTCGATCACCTCGACCCTGACGGCCGCACCCCAGGCGACCGCGCCGAACTGGCCGGGTATATCGCGAAGAACATCGGGGAAAACATCGCCGCCGGCCTCGACACGCCGCGCAAGGTGGTGGATGGCTGGCTCGCCAGCCCCGGCCATTGCGCCAACCTGATGAACCCGCAGTTTCGCGAACTGGGCGCCGCCTATGCGATGGATCCGAAGAGCGATGCCGGGATTTACTGGACCGGTTTATTCGGCTCGCAATAA
- a CDS encoding GAF domain-containing protein, with translation MMNWLQSSSDMAERIRQHDWASTTLGPIELWPDVLKTTVALCLASSFPQAIIWGPRLITLYNDAFVPILGNKPYALGRPFSQIWSEAWDEIGPIADAAFEGHATYIENFPLVIERSATPEQAYFTFCYSPIRDPKGRVVGMLDTVTETTATVFLSRRLTVLDAIGNAVANATDAETIMTATTRLLAQHLQVSICAYADMDADEDGFTIRDNWTAPGSPSITGHYSLKAFGHTAVKHLRAGEPLVIRNHLVELPAHESLSFQALGVAATICMPLIKNGRLTALMAVHNKTERDWSAYDLALLGEVTERSWAHIERVRANAAVREGLAAFTELNATLEQRVEERTRLLAQTEAALRQSQKLEAIGQLTGGVAHDFNNLLTIIRSSVDFLRQPGLSEERRQRYMSAVSDTVERASKLTSQLLAFARRQPLNPEVFDVGQRVQNIAEMLESVTGARIQVRVNLPEQPCHVRVDSSQFEAALINIALNARDAMDSQGTLTLSVARLPALPRIRGDAESRQPFVAVSLADTGSGIAGDTLERIFEPFFTTKAVGKGTGLGLSQVFGFAKQSGGNVDVASTLGEGTVFTLYLPEAEPQLTGNEPAPAEPTPLDTSTLRNILIVEDNLEVGRFANQILQDLGYQTTWVTDAEQALALAGPDARAFDAIFSDVVMPGMTGVAMAKVLRQRRADLPVVLTSGYSDELADNGYEGFAFLAKPYSADQVAQVLAKAMLKD, from the coding sequence ATGATGAATTGGCTGCAAAGCAGCAGCGACATGGCTGAGCGGATTCGCCAGCATGATTGGGCCAGTACGACCCTCGGGCCAATTGAGCTGTGGCCGGATGTATTGAAGACCACCGTTGCCCTGTGCCTCGCTTCCAGCTTCCCCCAAGCCATCATTTGGGGGCCTCGGTTGATCACGCTCTATAACGACGCGTTTGTCCCCATACTCGGCAATAAACCCTATGCCTTGGGCCGCCCGTTCAGCCAAATCTGGAGCGAAGCCTGGGATGAGATCGGTCCCATCGCCGACGCCGCCTTCGAGGGCCATGCCACCTATATCGAAAACTTCCCCTTGGTGATCGAGCGCAGCGCCACGCCGGAACAGGCCTATTTCACGTTCTGCTACAGCCCGATCCGTGACCCTAAGGGGCGGGTCGTGGGGATGCTCGACACCGTGACGGAAACCACCGCAACGGTGTTCCTCTCTCGCCGCCTGACGGTGCTGGATGCCATCGGCAACGCGGTGGCCAACGCCACCGACGCCGAAACCATCATGACGGCCACCACCCGCCTGCTGGCGCAGCACCTGCAGGTGTCCATTTGTGCCTACGCCGATATGGACGCCGACGAAGACGGCTTCACCATCCGCGACAACTGGACCGCACCCGGTTCGCCCAGCATCACCGGGCACTACAGCCTCAAAGCGTTCGGGCACACGGCGGTCAAGCATCTGCGCGCCGGTGAGCCGCTGGTGATCCGCAATCACCTGGTCGAACTGCCCGCCCATGAATCCCTGAGTTTCCAGGCGCTGGGCGTAGCGGCCACGATCTGCATGCCGCTGATCAAGAACGGTCGCTTGACCGCCCTGATGGCCGTGCACAACAAGACCGAGCGGGACTGGTCAGCCTATGACCTGGCGTTGTTGGGCGAGGTAACCGAGCGTTCGTGGGCGCATATCGAACGCGTACGCGCCAACGCCGCCGTGCGCGAAGGCCTGGCCGCGTTCACAGAGCTCAACGCCACCCTGGAACAACGGGTGGAAGAACGTACACGGCTGTTGGCGCAAACCGAAGCCGCCCTGCGTCAGTCGCAAAAGCTCGAAGCCATCGGCCAATTGACGGGGGGTGTCGCTCATGACTTCAACAATCTATTGACCATCATTCGTTCGTCGGTGGACTTTCTGCGCCAACCCGGGCTCTCCGAGGAACGCCGCCAACGCTATATGAGCGCGGTTTCCGACACGGTGGAACGCGCCAGCAAGCTGACCAGCCAGCTGCTCGCCTTTGCCCGCCGCCAACCGTTGAACCCGGAAGTCTTCGACGTCGGCCAGCGTGTGCAGAACATCGCTGAAATGCTGGAAAGCGTGACCGGCGCGCGCATTCAGGTTCGCGTCAACCTGCCGGAGCAGCCTTGCCATGTGCGGGTGGACTCCAGCCAGTTTGAAGCGGCATTGATCAATATCGCCCTCAACGCCCGCGATGCCATGGACAGCCAAGGCACCCTGACCCTGAGCGTCGCGCGCCTGCCCGCCTTGCCGCGCATCCGCGGCGATGCCGAATCGCGCCAGCCGTTTGTGGCGGTGTCCCTGGCCGACACGGGCAGCGGTATTGCCGGCGACACTCTGGAGCGCATTTTCGAGCCGTTTTTTACCACCAAGGCCGTCGGCAAAGGCACCGGCCTCGGTTTGTCACAGGTGTTCGGTTTCGCCAAGCAGTCCGGCGGTAACGTCGATGTGGCCAGCACCCTTGGCGAGGGCACGGTATTTACGCTTTACCTGCCCGAAGCGGAACCGCAGCTGACCGGGAACGAGCCCGCCCCCGCCGAGCCGACACCCCTCGACACCAGCACCCTGCGCAATATCCTGATTGTCGAGGACAACCTGGAGGTTGGCCGTTTCGCCAACCAGATCCTTCAGGACCTGGGTTACCAGACCACCTGGGTCACCGATGCCGAACAGGCACTGGCCCTGGCCGGCCCGGATGCCAGGGCATTCGATGCGATTTTCTCGGATGTGGTCATGCCCGGCATGACCGGCGTAGCGATGGCCAAGGTCTTGCGTCAGCGCCGCGCGGACTTGCCCGTGGTGCTCACCTCTGGCTACAGCGACGAGCTGGCAGACAACGGCTATGAAGGGTTTGCATTCCTGGCCAAGCCCTACTCTGCCGACCAAGTGGCGCAAGTGCTGGCCAAGGCCATGCTCAAGGACTGA